The Bacteroidota bacterium genome segment TTGCTTTGGTAAAAAATCATCGAGTTGTTCTGGGAGTTGTTTATGTTCCTGTTATGGATAAATTATATTGGGGTAGAAAAAACGATGGTGCTTTTCTCATTGATAAAAATAATAATGAAAGCAAACTTCAATCTGCTTCTTTTTCTTTGTCGGATAAAAATTTAAAAATTGTTGCTTCAAGGTCTCACCTGAATGATGACACAAAAAAATTTATGGGGAAATTCAAAACCCCACAAACTGTTTCTATGGGTAGCTCTTTAAAATTTATGCTTATTGCTGAGGGTAAAGCACATATTTATCCACGTATTGCTCCAACTATGGAATGGGACACTGCCGCATCACAAATTATTGTTGAAGAAGCAGGAGGCAAGGTTTTGAAATATGAAAATAATGAACAATTTACTTATAATAAAAAAAGTCTTCTAAATGGATTTTTTGTAGTTTATGGTAATGTTCAAGATTGATTTATAGGCTCCCCCCTCAAGATAACTAAAAATTTAACTTAAGGAGGGTTCTATAAATACATTCGCCTGCCTATGTTGGC includes the following:
- the cysQ gene encoding 3'(2'),5'-bisphosphate nucleotidase CysQ, translated to MKTEKNINIKELIKVSKQAGKKILEIYNSNIDKWDISKKDDNSPLTLADKESNKIICSTLEKLYPEIPIISEEEKEIPYEVRSKYEYYWLIDPLDGTKEFIKRNGEFTVNIALVKNHRVVLGVVYVPVMDKLYWGRKNDGAFLIDKNNNESKLQSASFSLSDKNLKIVASRSHLNDDTKKFMGKFKTPQTVSMGSSLKFMLIAEGKAHIYPRIAPTMEWDTAASQIIVEEAGGKVLKYENNEQFTYNKKSLLNGFFVVYGNVQD